The DNA window TAGTTTGTTTATATTTATACGATAAGGCAAATTATATCGCAATTCCATCTACAAATAAGATAGCTACTGAATTATATGAATGTGTGTTAGTTAATCCAATTAATGGTAAATTAGCATATCCTCAAGTGAAAAAAGGAAATAAAGAATTAAATATTAATGATTATATAGAGCTGATTAAAGACCATCCGAATAAAGAAGTATACTTATTTACATCTGAAGGTAAGGTTCAAGGTGATACTCATATAGATAATATACATAGTATTTCTCCGGATGAACTTTATAGTTGGGCAAAAGAAAAAATAGAGGGAAATAGTTGTTTAATCCCTGAGGGTATTGTAAAATGGTATAAACTAATACACTCATCAGAAAAATAGTTGAAAATTAGGAGAGAGCATATGAGCCAAGTATTTAAGCAAGATCTAACAGACAACTCTGTTCGCCCTGGCGGTTTGTTTTTCGTTGAGTTATTAATGCCAGAGCAGTGTGATATGCCTAGCCGCGATACAATGGTAGAGGTATTTACAAAGCATTTAGGCACTGTTGATTGCTTTAGCTATGGTGTTGAATCTGCTGGTTTTGCGCCTCAGGATTATAAGGTTCATTATGAGGATAATGATGCTGATGTTCCACCGACCTTGATGGTGACGAATTGTGAGAAAATCGATAAACCTGTACTAGATGATTTTGAACGTAGTCAGGTGTGGGATTGTCCAAATGTAGACGAGTTGCTAGATGAGTGCCAATATAGAGTATTTGCTACAGATATGTTAGCGTCAGGTTTAGAGCCTAAAGAACGTGCTGATATGCTCGTGAAATATGTAGATGCACTGCTAGAGCTATATCCATCTTGCAAGGCCGTTGTCTTTGGACCGTCTCGGAAGGTCTTAAGTCGTGACACTATTGAAAATCATCCAGATAAAAATGTGACTCGTTTTATTTATTATGCCGTAAATGTGCGATATTTTAGCATTCAAGGCACAGATGACATGATGGTTGATACGTTAGGTATGAGCACTTTATTCTACCCTGATGTGCAGTACCATTTTCACGGCATGAATCCCGATGAAATCGTAAATCATGCGTATAGTGTGTTGTACTATATCTTTGAGCACGATAATCCTATTGATGACGGGCAAACAATTGCAGGCTTAGAAAATGGAGATATGAATCCAGATATTAAATGGACGGTTCAGTATGAAGACTCCTTAATTCAACCTGTTCGAACTGTTATAGATATTAATATGGGAGAATATGCATCGGGTACTCGTTAGTTGTTAATCGATGAAAGGTGTGAGCATTATGAGTAATCAACGTATTTTTGACATGGAACTTGTGAAAGTTGAAAGTTTGGAGAAAGCTGTTAGGACTCCATTTTATCAAACTGATTCCACAGGTGGCTCAGTATGGGTTATTAAACCTGGGCAAACCTTACCAAAGCATTACCATCATAACTCTGATGATATATGGGTTATATTGCAAGGTAAGGGGGTATTTTATCCAACGCCTGATACAGAGGTGCCTTTTACAAAGGGACAAGTTATAGTATCTAAAAAGGGTGAATGTCATGGCGCAAAAAATACTGGGACAGAAGATGTTATCTTTGTAAGTATCGTTGCTCCTGTGCCTGCTGATTATGATCCTGTTAGTACAAATTAATATGAAAGCACTTTATAGTATTTTCTTATCTTGTGATAGAGATATATTTATACTATAAAGTGCTTTTTGTTTTATACAGTCATTCCTAGCAAATATCCTTTTTCTATTTTTAAAGGCTATTATTTTGGTGTTACTATTCCTATTTGTTATTTCTATATTCTATATAATTCCATTGACAGAGGACTTTTGTTTTCTTAAGATAGTAAGGTATGTAATATCTTAAGTAGTAGAAAGGAATTATATGAACTCATCTACACCAGAGCCTCAAAGTGGGGCCATCGATTTCAAAGACTTTACAAAGCGGCGTATGCTACACGTAGTCTTACCTTTATTTATTGTTTCCATCATTGCCTTCTTAGACCGTGTTAATATTGCCTATGCAGGCTTGACCATGAAAGAGAATTTACCATGGTTAACGCCAGAGGTATTCGGTATGGGGGCCGGTATTTTCTTTATTGGCTACGTTTTATTTGAAGTGCCAGCATCCTTAATAGCTGCTCGCTGTAACGCTATGCATTGGGTGGCTCGTATCATGTTTAGTTGGGGTCTCGTATGTATTCTTATGACGACGATGACTACAGAGTTGGAGTTTTATATTTATCGATTCTTACTCGGTCTATGTGAAGCCTCTTTATATCCTGTAATTTATTCGTTACTGATACCGAATTGGTTCTTGCCAAAGGAACGTGCGAAAGCGATCTCCTTGATGTTAACATCTTTATTGTTCTCTAACATCATTGGTGGTCCATTGGCAGGTATCTTGCTAGATACAACATTCTTTGGTTTGCATGGTTGGCGCACACTCTTTATCGTTGAAGCCATTCCTGCTGTAATTTTTGCGTTCATTTTCGCATTCTGGATGAAAGAACGTCCAGATCATGCATCTTGGGTAACTGATGCAGAAAAAGCGTATATCAAGGCTGAACTTGAAAAAGAAGAGCAACAAAAGCAAGCTGTAAAGAAATATACTACATGGCAAGCTTTAAAAGATCCAAAAGTATTACGTTTAGCGTTAATTTACTTCTTATGGGTTATTGGCTTCTGGGGCTTTAGCTTCTGGATGCCTCAAGTTCTTAAAAGCTTATCTGGTTGGCCGCCAAGCGTAGTAGCATGGTCTATTGCGATTCCGATGTCTGCTGCATTACTTGTACAAGTATATTGTGGTTATTCCTCTGAAAAGCGCAATGAAAAACGTTGGCATGTTGCTACTACATTGTTCATTGGTACTATTGGCTTCTTAGCAACACCACATAGTTCATCCCCAGAAATTAGTTTATTCTTTATCTGCTTAACTGCTGTAGGCGTTTACGGTGGCATGGGTGTATGGTGGACAATGCCAACAACCTTCTTATCTGGTGCTGCTGCAGCGGGGGCGATGGGACTCATTAACTCTTCAGGTAACATGGGTGGCTGGGTAGGTCCTTACATGCTTGGTTTCATCAATGGTCATACAGGCAGCTTTACTTATGGTTACTATGTAATGGGCGCTTGTATGTTCCTTGCAGCTCTATTGATTTTGACATTGCCTAAATCTATGGAACACAAGGATGACTAAGTAGTCCTGCATCAAATTTCAAAATTAAAAGAGCTATATCTCTAATACATTCACATTGTAGCGAATGTATGGGGTATAGCTCTTTTTCTTTAGTAATAATGCTGTTTTATGTATAATGAGAATAATAGAATCTACAGGATAAAAAAGAGAGAATAATATGTATAGAACGTTATTTTAGCAACCGTATTAGCAACTTTTACAATAGGCACATCTGTAAATGCTGTATCTTAAACTTAAGGAGACAAAAGATTGAAAGCGTGTAGACCCAAGTTTGATGAAATTTCATCATTTGATGAATTTAATAAATATTATTGGTATCGTGATGAACTTTCACAAATATGTAAATCATTAGGATTAGAATATAGGGGGACAAAACAAGAACTCAATCATATTATTGAGCAGTATTTTAAAGGCAATTTAATTAAAAAATCATCAATAAAAAATAGAAGAAGGCAAGTGGAAACTATTACTTTAGATACACCATTACTTGAATGTAATTTTTCCTTTAATACGAAGTTTAGAGAATATTTCTCTGATTTAATAGGTGTTTCACGATTTAAATTTAATGCTGATATGGCTACTGCCTGGAGAAAAGTAAAGAGTGAAAAAAATACAAGCTTTACAATTGGAGATTTGCTGAAAGTATATTATGGTGAATCAGATTATGCAAAGTATGACAATTCGGTTTGTCAATGGAATCAATTTTTTAAGGATTTTTGTGCAGATGAATGTAGTTGTAATTATTCGAATAAATTAAAAGTAGCATCTATTATTTGGAAAGAAGTTAGAGATTCAAAAAATGAAAAAATTTATTCAAATAATCTTTTAACTGAATATGCATATAAATTGGAAGCGTATCGCAAGTAGAAGCAATTCGTCATTGTAAAGATGTATGGGAAAACGAGTAATTAAATCTATAAAAGAATAACGATAAAAGCACCTTATATCCTATGAGAAGAGTCATTTGTGATGACTTTTGTATAGGTATAAGGTGCTTTTATTTATTTCTGATTTCTTTATTGACTTTGTTTTATTACATCCGGTACTTTCCCAGGATTCATATCGAGGTTTAAATCTGTCGATTTGAATGGTGAAGGGTTAGCTTCTGGTGGTTGTACTTTGAGTTCTGGGTGCAACCATTGTAGTTGTTTTAGTTCCCAGTCGTATTTGGCACCATCATTTTGTAGTTGGCGGATATCCTTAAAGACATCATCGATTTGGTCGCTATGTTTATTAGCCATCCCTTCTAGGATGTAAAGGCGACCAGCGACACTATCGACGGAGGCTCCATCATGGTCTTCATCGACGCGCCATTGTAATTCTGAAATTTGTATTTGCTGGAAGATTATGACAATAACCAGCACGATAATAACGCCCCACATGGGTGTTTCTTTAGCTTTCAAAAGGGCCCGCAATTTAGATGCGAGCCCAGATGGTTTGTTCATTATTGACGATCCTCGAGTTGTAATCCAGGTAATGGTAATTTGGAATTTACAAAGTCTAACCACAAGCGAGAAGCGTGGGAGAGGTAATGACCTTTTTTCCAAATAACATAAAGGGTATGAATGATTTCTGGTACGAGTGGACGTACAACGACCTTCGAACCAACCTCAGTGTTTTCACCAACCTCAGGGCAGAGGCGAGATGGCAACAATGCGATAGCAAGGTCTGCACTAACTGTTTGCAACATGAGATCACGTTGGCTTGTTTCAAATACGATATGAGGTTGGAAACCGGTATGTTTACAAGCTTTGATGATTTCGTCATGCAAGTTAAAGTCGTCTTTGTGCAATACGAAGGATTCATCAGCTAGCATTTCTAAACGAATTTCTTTTTCTTTCGCTAGAGGGCTAGATTTTGGAACGATAACGGAAAGTGGGTCACTAGTGAGGTAGAAGGACTCAAATTCTTTAGGATTTGGTTTCGTACAAATGATACCAATATCAATTAAGCCTTCTTGAACACTGATCTCAACTTTTTTAGAACCTTGTTCATAAAGTTCTAGTTCGATTTGTGGATATACTTTTTTGAACTCCCCTAAAAGCTGTGCAAAGATAGGTGCATCGGTAATTGGTGGAATACCAATTCTGATGGAACCTTGCTCCAAACGAAACTCGTTTTCAAAATCAGTTTTAAGATGTTCAAACATGAATACTACGCGTTTTGCGTGGGTTAAGAAGATGGTACCCCCATCAGTAAGTTCTACAGATTTAGCATTACGCATGAAGAGAACAACACCAAGTTCGTCTTCTAAAGCTTTAATAGTA is part of the Veillonella sp. genome and encodes:
- a CDS encoding DUF4261 domain-containing protein; this translates as MSQVFKQDLTDNSVRPGGLFFVELLMPEQCDMPSRDTMVEVFTKHLGTVDCFSYGVESAGFAPQDYKVHYEDNDADVPPTLMVTNCEKIDKPVLDDFERSQVWDCPNVDELLDECQYRVFATDMLASGLEPKERADMLVKYVDALLELYPSCKAVVFGPSRKVLSRDTIENHPDKNVTRFIYYAVNVRYFSIQGTDDMMVDTLGMSTLFYPDVQYHFHGMNPDEIVNHAYSVLYYIFEHDNPIDDGQTIAGLENGDMNPDIKWTVQYEDSLIQPVRTVIDINMGEYASGTR
- a CDS encoding cupin domain-containing protein, translating into MSNQRIFDMELVKVESLEKAVRTPFYQTDSTGGSVWVIKPGQTLPKHYHHNSDDIWVILQGKGVFYPTPDTEVPFTKGQVIVSKKGECHGAKNTGTEDVIFVSIVAPVPADYDPVSTN
- a CDS encoding MFS transporter, which translates into the protein MNSSTPEPQSGAIDFKDFTKRRMLHVVLPLFIVSIIAFLDRVNIAYAGLTMKENLPWLTPEVFGMGAGIFFIGYVLFEVPASLIAARCNAMHWVARIMFSWGLVCILMTTMTTELEFYIYRFLLGLCEASLYPVIYSLLIPNWFLPKERAKAISLMLTSLLFSNIIGGPLAGILLDTTFFGLHGWRTLFIVEAIPAVIFAFIFAFWMKERPDHASWVTDAEKAYIKAELEKEEQQKQAVKKYTTWQALKDPKVLRLALIYFLWVIGFWGFSFWMPQVLKSLSGWPPSVVAWSIAIPMSAALLVQVYCGYSSEKRNEKRWHVATTLFIGTIGFLATPHSSSPEISLFFICLTAVGVYGGMGVWWTMPTTFLSGAAAAGAMGLINSSGNMGGWVGPYMLGFINGHTGSFTYGYYVMGACMFLAALLILTLPKSMEHKDD
- a CDS encoding SAP domain-containing protein, encoding MKACRPKFDEISSFDEFNKYYWYRDELSQICKSLGLEYRGTKQELNHIIEQYFKGNLIKKSSIKNRRRQVETITLDTPLLECNFSFNTKFREYFSDLIGVSRFKFNADMATAWRKVKSEKNTSFTIGDLLKVYYGESDYAKYDNSVCQWNQFFKDFCADECSCNYSNKLKVASIIWKEVRDSKNEKIYSNNLLTEYAYKLEAYRK
- a CDS encoding LysR family transcriptional regulator; amino-acid sequence: MDFHHLKYFVEVADQKSFSKAARNLHISQSAISRTIKALEDELGVVLFMRNAKSVELTDGGTIFLTHAKRVVFMFEHLKTDFENEFRLEQGSIRIGIPPITDAPIFAQLLGEFKKVYPQIELELYEQGSKKVEISVQEGLIDIGIICTKPNPKEFESFYLTSDPLSVIVPKSSPLAKEKEIRLEMLADESFVLHKDDFNLHDEIIKACKHTGFQPHIVFETSQRDLMLQTVSADLAIALLPSRLCPEVGENTEVGSKVVVRPLVPEIIHTLYVIWKKGHYLSHASRLWLDFVNSKLPLPGLQLEDRQ